In Woeseia oceani, one DNA window encodes the following:
- a CDS encoding acyltransferase, giving the protein MRPQRGDTDIEPIQQAGDYYSIGENAQVDAGVALGYRYSGDREPTRIGDNAVIRSGSTIYADTVIGNRFSCGHNVLIRANIKIGDRVVVHHGSTLEGSLEIGSGVKIMAHVYVPSQAKIGNMVFIGPGVTILNDKMPMRRKVAQLSGVMIQDHVMIGGHVTICPGVTVGARSFIAAGALLTKDVPPDTLAFGTPAQFTELPEQLAGGNLPEHLLPQTDLFGAQQDPSWQNEDPRLWSGSR; this is encoded by the coding sequence ATGAGACCGCAGAGAGGAGATACTGACATCGAACCAATACAACAAGCTGGTGACTACTACAGCATCGGTGAGAACGCACAGGTGGATGCCGGCGTTGCGCTTGGCTACCGGTATTCCGGTGATCGCGAACCGACCCGTATTGGGGACAATGCGGTCATTCGGTCAGGGTCAACGATCTACGCGGACACGGTTATCGGTAACCGGTTCTCCTGTGGCCACAATGTCCTGATCCGGGCGAATATTAAAATCGGCGATCGCGTTGTTGTGCATCATGGCTCGACACTGGAAGGCTCGCTGGAAATTGGTTCGGGCGTCAAGATCATGGCGCATGTCTATGTGCCCAGTCAGGCGAAAATTGGCAATATGGTTTTCATTGGCCCCGGCGTGACCATTCTGAATGACAAGATGCCGATGCGCAGAAAGGTCGCTCAGCTGTCCGGAGTCATGATCCAGGATCACGTGATGATCGGTGGTCACGTAACGATTTGCCCCGGCGTGACTGTGGGCGCGCGTTCCTTTATCGCCGCCGGTGCGTTGCTGACCAAGGACGTGCCTCCTGACACGCTCGCGTTCGGGACGCCGGCCCAATTCACTGAATTGCCCGAGCAGCTGGCCGGGGGCAATCTGCCTGAACACCTGTTGCCACAGACAGACTTGTTCGGGGCTCAGCAAGACCCGAGCTGGCAGAACGAGGATCCGCGGCTCTGGTCCGGATCTCGCTAG
- a CDS encoding fumarylacetoacetate hydrolase family protein: protein MKLLRVGPPGKEKPAVLDDSGIPRDLSAHVPDIGGAALLPEALEKLRAIDPNSLPALNADDRIGACVAGAGKFICIGLNFADHAKEAGAQIPDEPIVFNKWTSCIVGPNDDVIKPRGSTKLDWEVELGIVIGKPGAYIDESDAEDHIAGYCLVNDVSERHFQLECGGQWAKGKGCDTFGPVGPWLVTPDEIDDVNNLRMWLDVNGKRYQDGSSSTMIFKPNFIVSYLSRFMSLQAGDIISTGTPPGVGMGQKPPVYLNAGDTMKLGIEGLGEQAQAVVSAD from the coding sequence ATGAAATTACTTCGAGTAGGACCCCCTGGCAAAGAAAAGCCTGCAGTTCTCGATGATTCTGGTATTCCCCGGGATCTGTCTGCGCACGTGCCGGACATTGGCGGTGCTGCTCTTCTCCCGGAGGCGCTCGAGAAATTGCGCGCGATTGACCCGAACAGCCTTCCGGCACTGAATGCCGATGATCGTATTGGCGCCTGCGTTGCGGGTGCCGGTAAGTTCATCTGTATTGGCCTTAACTTTGCTGATCACGCGAAAGAAGCCGGTGCACAGATTCCTGATGAACCGATCGTCTTCAACAAATGGACCAGCTGCATCGTTGGCCCCAATGACGACGTGATCAAGCCCAGAGGGAGTACCAAGCTCGATTGGGAAGTCGAACTCGGCATCGTGATTGGCAAACCCGGGGCGTATATCGATGAATCGGATGCGGAAGACCACATTGCCGGCTATTGCCTGGTCAATGACGTTTCGGAACGCCATTTTCAACTGGAATGCGGTGGCCAATGGGCCAAGGGCAAGGGTTGCGATACGTTCGGCCCGGTCGGTCCCTGGCTGGTTACGCCGGATGAGATTGACGACGTTAATAATCTGCGGATGTGGCTGGATGTTAACGGCAAGCGTTACCAGGACGGCAGTTCAAGCACCATGATTTTCAAGCCAAACTTCATTGTCAGCTACCTGAGTCGTTTCATGAGTCTGCAAGCTGGCGACATTATCTCAACGGGTACACCGCCGGGCGTTGGGATGGGGCAAAAGCCGCCTGTTTACCTGAATGCTGGTGACACCATGAAACTCGGCATTGAAGGGCTCGGCGAACAGGCCCAGGCCGTTGTTTCAGCAGATTGA
- a CDS encoding TonB-dependent receptor plug domain-containing protein, whose product MMSPNPKVKWLAFHGPDRAVRRTEQYSYRSTNCDRATRPMVAAAGALLFACSPLAAHAVPSATSGDQIEQQTLDDARPGPNGDKTDNSSSIVIYDANYFAAYGVNSVADMLRWIPGTAALVPRDGNAPSASARGFGSGGDQILINGKRLSGKATDIGSVVQRMKAERVARIEVIRGTAPGLEVQSQGIIVNIVLIEGGSTGSGSWQVHYGDYFENAPGKFDGRMSYSNEIGPLNYLLSAESGPLNRGTNFTRTEDYLSPEDGQLFERRDYEEQALQHDHIYTASGTLHGSDGRILNVNARLANLQTESNRNIAATDVNTAEVEDTHSLLDTDSKSWEIGGDLEQRLGRGALKTRLIYADSASLTSDFTTLTSTSAEATDTQTLVVTDQETTETILRSSFRSALNKGRNLELGAEVAKNTLQKAVSLFEQDATDTLVPVDIFNSDSNVEEIRYEAFGKHYWPLSSVIALESAINVEYSNISQIGADVDDDRTFVFVKPRFDLRWDISEQSQLRSSLARSTSQLNFNNFVATFDREDVEIDAGNPDLEPQKAWVIQMTYERRLTDDRGMMAARAFYNDYDDHIDKVAISETASAPGNIGDARLYGIEFKSSLRLDQIGLDTAVLDAIYKIQNSETIDPFTGEERPMANVGRQQWSLRWRHDIPDWRFNYALDLDWNTDTYTQDINFRQQESLRKPRAFVTGQLHLMDNLVLWLQGRVIFGDPRRRIREIYTGNIADGILLQQESRLQEYRPETIVGLRGRF is encoded by the coding sequence ATGATGAGCCCCAATCCTAAAGTTAAGTGGCTGGCCTTTCATGGTCCGGATCGTGCGGTGCGCCGGACTGAACAATATTCTTACCGATCAACGAACTGCGACCGCGCTACGCGGCCAATGGTAGCCGCGGCCGGCGCCCTGCTGTTTGCTTGCTCGCCGCTCGCCGCGCATGCGGTTCCGAGCGCCACAAGCGGGGATCAAATCGAACAACAGACACTCGACGATGCCCGCCCGGGTCCGAACGGGGATAAAACCGATAACAGTAGTTCAATCGTGATTTACGATGCGAACTACTTTGCCGCTTACGGTGTCAATAGCGTGGCCGACATGTTGCGCTGGATCCCCGGTACTGCCGCCCTGGTACCGCGAGATGGGAATGCGCCGAGTGCCAGTGCGCGCGGCTTCGGCTCTGGCGGCGACCAGATACTGATTAACGGCAAACGGTTGTCGGGAAAGGCAACCGACATTGGTTCCGTCGTACAACGGATGAAGGCTGAACGGGTTGCGCGCATCGAAGTGATTCGCGGCACGGCTCCGGGCCTCGAAGTCCAAAGCCAGGGCATCATAGTCAATATCGTATTGATCGAGGGCGGGTCTACCGGTTCCGGGTCCTGGCAGGTTCATTACGGAGACTATTTCGAAAATGCGCCCGGGAAGTTTGATGGTCGAATGTCGTACAGCAATGAAATCGGCCCGCTTAACTACCTGCTTAGCGCCGAGAGTGGACCGCTCAACCGAGGGACGAACTTCACCCGCACTGAAGATTACCTTTCCCCCGAAGATGGCCAATTGTTTGAACGTCGGGATTATGAAGAGCAGGCACTCCAGCACGACCACATCTATACCGCCTCTGGCACCTTGCACGGCAGCGACGGACGCATCCTGAACGTGAATGCCCGACTCGCGAACCTGCAGACTGAAAGCAATAGAAACATTGCAGCAACAGATGTGAATACTGCCGAAGTTGAAGACACGCACTCGCTGTTGGATACCGACAGCAAATCGTGGGAAATCGGAGGGGATCTCGAACAGCGGCTTGGCCGGGGCGCGCTAAAGACACGCCTTATCTATGCCGACTCGGCTTCGTTAACTTCAGACTTCACGACGCTGACGTCGACAAGTGCCGAAGCAACCGACACTCAGACGCTCGTCGTAACGGATCAGGAAACCACTGAGACAATACTTCGCTCATCGTTCAGAAGCGCCCTGAACAAGGGTCGAAACCTTGAACTTGGTGCAGAGGTCGCGAAAAACACGCTCCAAAAGGCAGTCAGCTTGTTCGAGCAGGACGCCACGGACACACTCGTACCGGTAGACATCTTCAATTCCGATTCGAATGTCGAGGAAATCCGCTACGAAGCTTTTGGCAAACATTACTGGCCGCTGAGCAGTGTCATTGCGCTGGAAAGCGCCATTAATGTTGAATACTCGAATATCAGTCAGATTGGAGCTGATGTCGACGATGATCGTACCTTTGTGTTCGTCAAACCGCGGTTCGATCTCCGCTGGGATATCAGCGAACAGTCGCAACTGCGCAGCTCGCTCGCGCGCTCCACGAGTCAGCTGAATTTCAACAATTTCGTGGCCACCTTCGACCGGGAAGACGTGGAGATTGATGCCGGCAACCCCGACCTCGAGCCGCAGAAAGCCTGGGTTATCCAAATGACCTACGAACGTCGATTGACCGACGATCGCGGCATGATGGCTGCCCGCGCTTTTTATAACGATTACGATGACCACATCGATAAGGTTGCCATCAGTGAAACCGCATCCGCGCCGGGCAATATCGGTGACGCCCGACTCTACGGTATCGAGTTCAAAAGCAGTTTACGCCTTGATCAGATCGGCTTGGATACAGCGGTTCTGGATGCAATTTACAAGATCCAGAACTCGGAAACCATTGACCCGTTTACGGGTGAAGAGCGACCAATGGCAAATGTTGGAAGGCAGCAATGGTCCCTGCGCTGGCGGCATGACATACCGGACTGGCGCTTCAATTACGCATTGGATCTGGATTGGAATACTGATACTTACACGCAAGACATCAATTTTCGGCAACAAGAATCGTTGCGAAAGCCAAGAGCCTTTGTAACCGGCCAGCTACATTTGATGGACAACCTGGTTCTGTGGCTCCAGGGTCGCGTGATTTTCGGTGACCCGCGCCGCCGGATACGCGAGATATACACCGGCAACATAGCTGATGGCATATTGTTGCAGCAGGAGAGCCGGCTGCAAGAATACCGGCCAGAAACTATTGTGGGTCTGCGCGGCCGATTCTAG
- a CDS encoding polysaccharide pyruvyl transferase family protein, which translates to MSSAVKKYTVLSTYPGHRSSANVGDHLISVALEKLVRREQGNVEFLSIFREDPLDDYIDEINRTAAILLPAFPIRDGIPLYPGCYRLTDNLDRIKVPMVPVGANWNVYPGDAYSRKTTQYSQETTRFLHRVASGISQFSCREYLLMDVLRKHGIENTVMTGDPSWYDPDFFGTPIHRPSHIDTLVFSPPLSAFYGDLAVQCLDLLKDMFPDATRYCAFHLTDPAASPFDDKSMTNDASMRPDVARKNAMIRAYAAEAGYEVLEMAGDSKKLDFYRDCDLHVGFECHAHLSFIRQRRPSVLISEDARGVGFNYTLGVGGFDGFVRLEDTEVRPPKEGGTSGYCVSQEEWDVAPAKDDLAQELRSFLEEELQSGFRRYIGLTDRIDETYEKVMAPFLRSLP; encoded by the coding sequence ATGTCCTCGGCGGTGAAGAAATATACCGTACTCTCCACTTACCCCGGCCATCGCAGTTCGGCCAACGTGGGTGACCACCTTATATCAGTGGCACTCGAGAAACTTGTGAGGAGAGAGCAAGGCAACGTTGAGTTCCTGAGCATCTTCCGCGAAGACCCGCTCGACGATTACATCGATGAAATCAACCGCACGGCCGCAATATTGCTGCCGGCATTTCCTATCCGCGACGGTATCCCGCTGTATCCGGGATGCTACCGGCTGACTGATAACCTGGATCGTATAAAGGTACCGATGGTTCCTGTCGGGGCAAACTGGAATGTATACCCGGGTGACGCGTACAGTCGCAAGACGACTCAATACTCTCAGGAAACCACCCGGTTTCTGCACCGCGTCGCCTCAGGGATCAGCCAGTTCTCATGTCGCGAGTATTTGCTCATGGATGTGCTGAGAAAACACGGTATTGAGAACACGGTCATGACGGGCGATCCCTCATGGTATGACCCGGATTTTTTCGGCACACCAATTCATCGCCCGAGTCACATCGATACGCTGGTCTTCAGCCCACCATTGAGCGCTTTTTACGGGGACCTGGCCGTACAGTGCCTGGACTTGCTTAAAGACATGTTTCCCGATGCCACCCGGTATTGTGCGTTTCATTTGACAGACCCTGCTGCATCGCCTTTCGACGACAAGAGCATGACCAATGACGCCTCGATGAGGCCGGACGTTGCCAGGAAAAACGCCATGATCCGCGCCTATGCAGCCGAGGCCGGATACGAAGTCCTTGAAATGGCCGGCGATTCCAAGAAGTTGGATTTTTATCGGGATTGTGACCTTCATGTTGGCTTTGAATGCCATGCGCATCTCAGCTTCATCCGGCAACGACGACCCTCTGTACTCATTTCCGAGGATGCCCGTGGTGTCGGCTTCAACTATACGTTGGGCGTCGGCGGGTTCGATGGGTTCGTCCGCCTAGAAGACACCGAAGTACGACCGCCAAAGGAAGGAGGTACTTCCGGCTATTGTGTTTCCCAGGAAGAGTGGGACGTTGCACCGGCCAAGGACGACCTTGCACAAGAGCTGCGATCGTTCCTGGAAGAAGAACTCCAAAGCGGATTTCGACGCTATATCGGCCTGACCGATCGTATTGATGAAACATACGAGAAGGTTATGGCTCCGTTTCTAAGATCCTTGCCGTAA
- a CDS encoding twin-arginine translocation signal domain-containing protein, translating to MNQNRRRFLQSSVAAGAATAAGLSWSNIANALGSSGKLEVAAIRFGTQADLGDRGASLVGSKIGEIASPLKTTVMLFKDGATQVCLVAWDLGNGTIEYTKDLVSRRLGISRDNVVVCASHNHSGAPTGVSEPPFYHYASDFNGPDKRNLTPFGKRLFGQIDDALKRLPKMLEPVTVWHAEGSESRITYCRKGYRADGSTFFMREEDRVLYGKDFNGDIDRQAPIVVFKSAGGRPVAGLVQFTGHPVTSYQPEQPVVFGDYPQVATDIVGRELAGGSGEPVPVGFLQGCAGDVNSKEMFVGGVERAIEFGEMLGSTYVNALSNLKESDRPGMNFTMAPAAVPCGELPSVEVLRAEIAEMQDFIKRADAGDENTLGCVGLNFPRALTPKYRGALIKAVLPWNEWALDLRRTGRTDEAMKAVDMPVAVMRLGDVGILGLSCEPFQGIGRRFRELSPLPLSIPCGYTNGSHGYITDSPNTGDREYMSAFYRYTKFRPPLAKPAGNVLADSGVNALKAFL from the coding sequence ATGAATCAAAACCGCCGCCGATTCCTTCAGAGCTCTGTCGCCGCAGGGGCCGCAACCGCAGCCGGGCTGTCCTGGAGCAACATTGCGAACGCCTTGGGGAGCAGCGGAAAGCTCGAAGTCGCTGCCATTCGTTTTGGCACACAAGCCGATCTTGGCGACCGGGGAGCCAGCCTGGTCGGCTCGAAGATCGGCGAGATCGCCAGTCCGCTGAAGACAACGGTAATGCTGTTCAAAGACGGTGCCACCCAGGTCTGTCTGGTCGCCTGGGATCTGGGTAATGGCACCATCGAATACACCAAAGATCTGGTCTCACGCCGACTTGGAATATCGCGGGACAATGTCGTGGTATGCGCCTCCCACAATCACAGTGGCGCACCGACCGGCGTCAGTGAACCGCCGTTCTACCATTACGCGAGCGACTTTAATGGCCCGGATAAACGTAACCTCACGCCCTTCGGCAAGCGCCTCTTTGGGCAGATCGACGATGCGTTGAAGCGTTTGCCGAAAATGCTGGAACCGGTCACGGTCTGGCACGCAGAAGGCTCCGAGAGTCGGATCACTTACTGTCGCAAAGGATACCGAGCCGACGGCTCGACCTTCTTCATGCGCGAAGAAGACCGCGTGTTGTACGGTAAAGACTTCAATGGCGACATCGATCGTCAGGCGCCGATTGTGGTCTTCAAGAGCGCCGGTGGTCGGCCGGTTGCCGGCCTGGTGCAGTTCACCGGCCACCCGGTCACCAGTTACCAGCCCGAGCAGCCCGTCGTGTTCGGCGACTATCCGCAAGTTGCAACGGACATCGTGGGCCGGGAACTGGCCGGTGGCAGTGGCGAGCCAGTGCCAGTGGGCTTCCTGCAAGGTTGTGCCGGTGACGTTAACTCCAAAGAGATGTTTGTTGGTGGTGTCGAGCGAGCCATTGAGTTCGGCGAAATGCTGGGCAGTACTTACGTCAACGCGCTCTCCAACCTGAAAGAGTCCGACCGTCCCGGTATGAACTTCACGATGGCGCCAGCAGCCGTGCCCTGCGGCGAGTTGCCGAGCGTAGAGGTGTTACGTGCCGAGATCGCCGAAATGCAGGACTTCATCAAGCGCGCCGACGCCGGCGATGAAAACACGCTGGGTTGCGTAGGTCTTAACTTCCCGCGTGCACTGACACCCAAATACCGCGGCGCTCTTATTAAAGCCGTATTGCCGTGGAATGAGTGGGCGCTCGACCTCAGGAGGACCGGCCGCACCGACGAGGCCATGAAGGCTGTCGACATGCCGGTGGCCGTCATGCGCCTCGGCGACGTCGGCATACTCGGCCTCAGTTGCGAACCTTTCCAGGGTATCGGCCGCCGCTTCCGCGAGTTGTCGCCACTGCCGTTGTCGATCCCCTGCGGCTATACCAACGGTTCGCACGGTTATATCACCGACTCGCCGAATACCGGCGACCGCGAGTACATGAGCGCCTTTTATCGCTACACGAAATTCCGGCCGCCGCTCGCGAAACCTGCCGGCAATGTTTTGGCAGACAGCGGTGTGAATGCGCTCAAGGCATTTCTGTAA
- a CDS encoding aldo/keto reductase, translating into MPSLHRKIGLGTAQFGMAYGVTNRSGQVNRHELDEIMAMAARYGIDVFDTAPAYDQSEKVLGHYTSTREGLRIVTKTPHFKAPETTDSDVELLQSTFAQSLKSLQVDSVHALLLHGGANLLRPNSGIIWAALEALKSEMKVGRIGVSVYTPDELKGILDLFPVDIVQVPANILDQRFSKSGLLKQLREAGVEIHVRSAFLQGVLLSEPHTLGEFFDPLKPHLLSLRQTAADAGMSMLQMALNYVLHMDETGTALVGVDSAAQFQEILDSVDDDFQVDTDWQRWAVNDTCWINPGEWKL; encoded by the coding sequence ATGCCATCCCTTCATCGAAAAATCGGCCTGGGAACTGCTCAATTCGGCATGGCCTACGGCGTGACCAACCGCAGTGGTCAGGTGAATCGCCATGAGTTGGACGAAATCATGGCGATGGCCGCACGCTACGGAATCGATGTATTCGATACGGCACCCGCGTACGACCAGAGCGAGAAGGTTCTGGGGCATTACACAAGCACTCGCGAAGGTCTGCGGATAGTTACCAAAACTCCGCATTTCAAAGCCCCGGAAACGACCGATTCCGATGTGGAGCTGTTGCAGTCGACATTTGCGCAGTCGCTAAAAAGTTTGCAGGTTGATTCTGTACACGCTCTTCTTTTGCATGGCGGCGCCAATCTTCTGCGGCCAAATTCCGGCATTATTTGGGCTGCACTCGAAGCCTTGAAGTCGGAAATGAAGGTTGGGCGGATAGGCGTATCGGTGTATACGCCGGACGAGCTGAAGGGCATCCTCGACCTGTTCCCGGTCGACATCGTTCAGGTGCCGGCGAATATCCTCGACCAGCGTTTCAGCAAGTCCGGGCTGCTGAAGCAGCTCCGAGAGGCCGGAGTGGAGATTCACGTCCGTTCAGCGTTCCTGCAGGGTGTGCTTCTGTCGGAGCCGCATACTCTTGGCGAATTCTTCGATCCACTCAAGCCACATCTACTGTCGTTGCGCCAGACAGCGGCCGACGCGGGCATGTCCATGTTGCAGATGGCGTTGAACTACGTGTTGCATATGGACGAAACAGGCACGGCGCTGGTTGGTGTGGATTCAGCGGCACAGTTCCAGGAAATCCTGGATTCTGTTGACGACGACTTCCAGGTCGACACGGACTGGCAGCGCTGGGCTGTGAATGACACGTGTTGGATCAACCCCGGAGAGTGGAAGCTCTGA
- a CDS encoding HEAT repeat domain-containing protein: MAVMLVTLQGSCISDGGSRSVDLDVTQEQKAADVVRQKSIEILRDALDSDGFWISMHAAEALILAGQQDRVRASLEPRLLSETDDRKRCGLARELIRAGDNSAMSVLEGVLRKKDTYAHVHAMESLYKVGQISPGDAYQQATQQDLNHGLRIWASATLARRGDEGALAIISAYLDHQDPMARSLAGYVLGQLGDRSAIDKIRRNHLNAEEPIQRFFNVAALVYLDDSALHAELQDYLLHADAGIRALAANLLAETRLDSYDAVLHSNLEDSDPDVRVRSADAILRF, from the coding sequence TTGGCCGTAATGCTGGTCACCTTGCAAGGGAGTTGTATCTCTGATGGAGGCAGTCGGAGCGTTGACCTCGACGTTACTCAGGAACAAAAGGCTGCTGACGTCGTGAGACAGAAAAGCATTGAAATTTTACGGGACGCGCTTGATTCCGATGGGTTCTGGATATCCATGCATGCGGCAGAAGCGTTGATACTGGCGGGCCAGCAGGATCGGGTAAGGGCCAGCCTAGAGCCTCGCTTGCTGTCAGAGACCGACGACCGCAAGCGATGCGGATTGGCACGAGAGCTAATTCGAGCGGGAGACAATTCCGCGATGTCCGTTCTGGAAGGTGTTCTTCGAAAGAAAGACACCTATGCCCATGTTCATGCGATGGAAAGCCTCTATAAGGTCGGGCAAATCAGCCCCGGCGATGCGTACCAGCAAGCGACACAACAAGATCTCAATCATGGGTTGAGAATTTGGGCGTCAGCTACTTTGGCCCGGCGTGGCGATGAAGGCGCATTGGCAATAATAAGCGCCTATCTCGATCACCAGGACCCAATGGCCCGGTCTCTGGCGGGCTACGTATTGGGTCAGCTGGGCGATCGTTCAGCGATCGACAAAATACGACGTAATCACCTGAACGCGGAAGAGCCCATTCAGCGTTTCTTCAATGTTGCTGCTCTGGTTTACCTTGATGACTCAGCGCTACATGCTGAGCTGCAAGACTACCTGCTGCATGCCGACGCCGGAATCCGTGCGCTCGCTGCCAATTTGCTGGCGGAAACGCGTTTGGATTCTTATGACGCGGTTCTTCACTCTAACCTTGAAGATTCTGATCCGGATGTTCGGGTGCGTTCAGCCGACGCGATCCTGCGATTCTAG
- a CDS encoding sodium:solute symporter family transporter, whose protein sequence is MIGSRLHWIDWLLILVYGIGVVLLGWYNSRRQNSKEEYFTGGRNMPAGLVGVSLFVTLLSTVSYLSQPGEMIKHGPVVVAGLLAIPISYWIVGYILIPAIMQRRITSAYELLENQLGSNVRQMGAIMFILLRLVWMSLLLYLTAIALVTVLGLSEDWTTVVAMIAGSIAILYTSMGGIRTVIVTDAIQFVLLLGGALLTLAIVTARMNGFDWLPTEWAPHWDHQPFFSFDVHVRATVVGSIISILIIQVATAGGDQVAIQRYMSTDGPQSARKAYLVKSIAQVFVFLILSSIGFGLLAFFNEFPGSLPPGVDVINNADQLFPLFIAEFLPVGFSGLVVVAIFAAAMSSIDSGVNSISAVVQTDFVDRYRQAGASESGETTGSKFLVAGTGLLVIALSHFMQFVPGNFLELTMKTANILVVPLFCLFVFALFVPFATATGAIVGTILGFLAGMVVAYWDLITNTQAISFQYIGISSLVTSLVAGSAVSYLGPKAKHRKAS, encoded by the coding sequence GTGATCGGCTCACGATTGCATTGGATCGACTGGCTGCTGATTCTGGTATACGGAATCGGTGTTGTCCTCCTCGGCTGGTACAACTCCCGGCGCCAGAACTCTAAAGAGGAGTATTTCACCGGAGGACGAAATATGCCTGCCGGGCTGGTTGGTGTTTCCCTGTTCGTGACACTGCTGAGCACTGTCTCTTATCTTTCGCAGCCGGGCGAAATGATCAAACATGGGCCCGTCGTTGTCGCAGGGCTCCTCGCAATTCCCATTAGCTATTGGATCGTCGGCTACATCCTCATTCCTGCGATTATGCAGCGACGAATCACCAGCGCTTACGAGTTGCTGGAGAATCAACTCGGCTCCAACGTCAGACAGATGGGCGCAATAATGTTTATCCTGCTGCGCCTCGTCTGGATGTCGCTGCTTCTGTATTTGACCGCCATTGCGCTCGTTACCGTCCTCGGTCTGAGCGAAGACTGGACGACCGTAGTTGCAATGATCGCAGGATCAATCGCCATCCTTTATACCTCCATGGGAGGCATTCGCACGGTCATAGTGACTGATGCCATCCAGTTCGTGTTGTTACTGGGCGGCGCGTTGCTCACTCTTGCTATTGTCACCGCGAGGATGAATGGCTTCGATTGGCTACCTACTGAATGGGCGCCTCATTGGGATCATCAGCCGTTTTTCAGTTTCGACGTTCATGTTCGCGCAACCGTCGTCGGGTCAATTATTTCGATTCTCATCATCCAGGTAGCAACGGCGGGTGGAGACCAGGTCGCGATACAGCGCTACATGTCCACCGACGGCCCACAGTCAGCGAGAAAAGCGTACCTGGTGAAGTCGATCGCGCAGGTATTTGTTTTCCTGATCTTGTCCTCGATAGGATTCGGGTTGTTGGCGTTTTTCAACGAATTTCCCGGGTCGCTGCCGCCGGGAGTTGACGTGATAAACAATGCCGATCAGTTGTTTCCGCTGTTCATCGCAGAGTTTCTTCCCGTTGGATTTTCCGGACTGGTAGTGGTGGCGATCTTTGCCGCTGCAATGTCCAGCATTGACTCCGGCGTCAATTCGATCTCCGCCGTTGTGCAAACGGACTTTGTTGATCGCTATCGCCAAGCGGGCGCTTCCGAATCAGGCGAAACGACGGGCAGTAAATTTCTGGTCGCCGGAACCGGGCTGCTGGTTATCGCACTCAGCCATTTCATGCAATTTGTTCCAGGTAACTTTCTCGAACTGACCATGAAAACGGCCAACATTCTTGTCGTACCGCTGTTTTGTCTTTTTGTTTTTGCTCTTTTTGTTCCCTTTGCGACCGCAACCGGAGCCATCGTTGGGACAATACTCGGCTTTCTGGCCGGCATGGTGGTTGCTTACTGGGACCTCATCACAAACACACAGGCGATCAGTTTCCAGTACATCGGGATCAGCTCTTTGGTCACAAGCCTGGTTGCCGGATCCGCGGTAAGCTATCTCGGCCCGAAAGCGAAGCACCGTAAGGCATCCTGA